The Thermococcus sp. 4557 genomic sequence ACCGGTTGACGGTGCCAGGGAGCTGATAGGATTCCTGAAGGATAAGTGTGTTCCGTTCATCTTCCTCACCAACAACTCCACAAAGGACCCCTCCATGTACCGGGATAAGCTCATCTCGATGGGCATAGACGTCCCCGAGGAGGCGATAGTAACCTCCGGCATGGCAACGAGGCTCTACATGGAAAAGCACCTCGAACCGGGGAAAATCTTCGTCATCGGCGGGGAAGGGCTGCACAGGGAGATGGAGCGCCTCGGATGGGGGGTCGTTGGCGTAGATGAAGCCAGAAGGGGAGGATGGAAAGAGGTCAAATACGTCGTCGTCGGTCTCGACCCGGAGCTGACCTACGAGAAGCTCAAGTACGGAACGCTGGCGGTAAGGAACGGCGCGATGTTCATAGGCACCAACCCCGACACCACTTACCCCGCGGAGGACGGCATCCACCCGGGGGCCGGGGCGATAATAGCCGCGTTGAGGGCCTCAACGGGTGTGGAGCCGCTGGTGATAGGCAAGCCAAACGAGCCTGCCTTCGAGGTGGCCAGGGAGAGGCTGGGGCGATTCGGGGACGTTGATGAAATCTGGATGGTCGGCGACAGGCTCGACACCGACATCGTCTTCGCCAAACGCTTCGGCATGAAGGCGGTAATGGTCCTGACTGGCGTAAACGCGCCGGGGGATGTTGAAAAAACCGGCATAGTCCCAAACATCATCCTTCCGAGCGTGAGGGAGCTCCTCGACTACCTGAAGACCTTCGTGGAGGCATCGGAATGAAACTTGGGGAACTCCTTGAGAGGCTGGTCTGGCAGGAGAACGAGCTGTACAACCTTCACAAGCTCGGTGAGACCTTCGCCACA encodes the following:
- a CDS encoding HAD-IIA family hydrolase; translated protein: MLRKIGLIFDMDGVLYRGNKPVDGARELIGFLKDKCVPFIFLTNNSTKDPSMYRDKLISMGIDVPEEAIVTSGMATRLYMEKHLEPGKIFVIGGEGLHREMERLGWGVVGVDEARRGGWKEVKYVVVGLDPELTYEKLKYGTLAVRNGAMFIGTNPDTTYPAEDGIHPGAGAIIAALRASTGVEPLVIGKPNEPAFEVARERLGRFGDVDEIWMVGDRLDTDIVFAKRFGMKAVMVLTGVNAPGDVEKTGIVPNIILPSVRELLDYLKTFVEASE